In Afipia carboxidovorans OM5, the sequence GGCCGGGCAAGCCCGGCCGTCGAAAGATCAATCCTGAAAGCCTTTTCAGGCGACGTTTTGGAAAGCCTTGGTCACGCTCGCCTTGATCGGCTCGACGGTCTCGGTCGCAACCTTCTGGCCGAGTTCGGCCAGCTCCTGCGACTGCGCGGTCAGCGCTTCGAACTGCTTGCGGGCATGGGCGCTCACCAGTTCCAGCGCTTCCGGTAGCGAAGTCACGCCGAAAAGCGACTGAGCGAAGTCGAACGACGAGGTCACGTTGGTCTGGGCAATCTCGACGAGCTTGGCGCCGAAACCACTCGCACCCTTGGTCGCGGACGCATAAGCCGCTTCCAGCGCTTCATTGTTGCTCTCGGCCGCGGCCTTGAACTTCTGGTAGCCGTCACGGGCCTGGTTGACGCCGTTCTCGGCGAACGCACGGAACGGCTCGGGAATCTGGAACGGGGTCACGGCAAAGAATTGGTTGCTCATGGCTTGGTTTTCCTCAGCATGGGAGGCCACCGCAGCCCGGCGATTGCCGGCCACCAGCCTCTGATGCAACCAATATAGAGCTTCTTTTGTGCAATGCAATATTTTTATTGCATTGCATTATTTATTTTCTAAGCCACTGTTTTAACGTGGCTTTGTCGTATCCATCGCGGCCCGCGTCACGGCCTGGCCCATTTCCGAGGCCTGCTCGGCCAAGGCCTTCATCTGCGCCTGCACATATTCGGAGTGGAGCCGCATGATCTCGGTGAGGTCCGAGGCATGGACGAGTTGCTGGGCGTAGTTGAGCGAGGCCTGCACGTTCTTCTCGGCAAAGGAGATCGCCTTGGTGGTGATGTCCTTGGCGTTGGCGCGGGCGGCCTCGCCGGTCCCGGACAGCGCGCTTGCGGTCTGGTGCGCCTGCCCGAGGAAGCTCTCGAACGCCTTGCGGGCCTGATCGAAGCTCGCTTCGGCCATCGAACGCATTTCCTGAGGAATTTCGAAACGAGTGTTGTCAGCCATGGCGTCGCTCCTGTGCATCGCGTCTGTCATTCGGCCTGCAAGCCGGCCTCTTGATGAGCAACGGGCGGTCAGGCCAAAGCGTTCCTCATCCTGCCAGCACGGCGTGACAGCCGTCGGACGTCCATCGTGCCGCATCGGGCTTTTTTTGCAATCGCCGACGAAAGTGGCGGTGCGCCGTCACGACGCAGGGTTAACGCTACCGCCCGATTGCGCCGCCCGCACGGTCCGTATGGTGGACTCGCCTGCACCCCCATTGATAATCAGCCTGCAAGCCTCACATCGTGCGGCTGAATTCGAACCGGTCCGGAGTGGTTTTTCGCGTGCCTACAGCCGATTTTTCCCTGCTGGCGATCCATGACGAGCGGCTTGCGGCGCTCTCTCTCGCCGCAGCCCCCGCCTGGGTGTGGTCGACTGACGGCGAGCATCTGCTCTGGGCAAATGCCGCAGGCTGCGCTTTCTTCGGCGCGGACAACGAAGCCGCACTGCTCGCCAAGCACTTCGGCCCGGCCGATCCGCACCGCCGCCAGGTGAAGCAGTTGGCTCCGCGCCTCTCATCATCGGGGGCATTGCGGCTCGAGCGGCTGCGGGGATTCGGCGCGCCGCTCGGCGGGCTGATGACCTGCGGCTGCGCAAAAGTCTCGCTCAGGGGCACCGAGGGCATCCTGATCGCGGCCGAATTGCCGTGGACGAGAGTGCCGGCGTTCTCCGAGCGTGTCGCCGCGCTGATCGAGAGCATCGAGCAGCCCGCGATTGCTTTCGCCGAGGGACGGCCCCTCGCCGCCAACTCCGCTGCGCGGATGCTGGGCGACCTCACATCCGTCGCGCCGCGCCTTCTGGATGGCGTGCGCGAGGCCGACATCAAGCAAGGTTCGACAACTCTCGACACACCACTCGGACCCGCCACGCTCCACCGCGCCGGCAGCGGGGCAGAGAGCGCGCTGATCCTGTTACTGCCTAGCGCGGCTGTGCCTGCGCCTGTCGCGGCTCCAGCGCAGCCCGACAAACCCGTTGACGCCGCGCCCGCCCCTGTTGCCGGAACCGCCGCAAACGGCGACGCTGCGGCTTCACGCGCGGCCGCCGGGAATGAGCCGGCCGCGCCAGGATTTGCGATGCCGGACGACACCCCTATGGATGACAGCGCGGCCCCGGAGACCAGCTCCGGCATGGCCCCGGCTGCGCCGTCCGAGCTTCTCCCGCTCCCGGACGACCCCGCCGTGCGGCGGCGGCATCCGCTGCGCTTCACCTGGGCGATGGACGCCGAGGGGCGCTTTTCGCTTGGCTCCGACGAATTCACTCATCTGATCGGCGTGCAGACCACCGCGGCCTTCAGCCGGAAATGGAGCGAGGTCAGCACCGAGCTTACGCTCGATCCCGAGGATCACGTCGCACAGGCGGTGGCAACCCGCGCGACGTTCAGCGGCATTCTGCTGCACTGGCCGGTCGACGGCGTGAGCGGGCGGTTGCCGGTCGAACTGTCGGGCCTGCCGGTCTATGGCCGCGACCGCACGTTCGCGGGCTATCGTGGCTTCGGCATCTGCCGCGATCTCGACGGCCTCACCCGCCTCGCCGCGCAACGCCGCCGCGATGCGTTGTTCGGCTCGACGCCCGCCACAGCACCGGCTTCGCAGACACACGAACAGCCTGAGGCACAGGAGCCTGTTGCGATCGCGGAGATGCACGAGCCTCCTGCCCACGAGCCTCCTACGCATGAAGCTGAGCCCGAGACCATCGAGGCGATCGAAGCCCCTGCGAACGTGGTGCCGTTCCGTCCCGCGAACGACGACGGGCCGACGCTGGCTCTGACGCCGGGTGAGACCAACGCGTTTCAGGAGCTGGCGCGGCAATTGTCCGCGCGGCTGGAGAGCGAAGTAGAACAGCGGCGTAGCGCCCTGCACGCGGAAGAAGCTGACGACAGTACGGCCGAACAACCGCACGACGATGCGATTTTCGACACTGAAGAAGACGCCACGCCCGATGAGGCGTCCACGCAACTGCGGCGGCCCGCGCCATCGCAAAACACCTCGCTGATCGACCGGCTTCCGCTCGGCGTGCTGATCTATCGCGCCGATCGCCTGTTGCACGCCAACGCCACGTTTCTTGCGGCGACCGGCTATGCCTCGCTTGCCGCGCTCAACAAGGATGGCGGCCTTGGCGCGCTTTATGTTGGACCCGGCGTTGCGGATGTATCTGCTGCCGACGACGGCACACCGATCAAGGTCTCCACTCTGGCGATGGGCGAAGATAACGGCCGCAACGCGCGCCTGCACACCATCGATTGGGACGGCGAGAGCGCGCTGGCGCTGATCCTGTCCCCCGACTCCCCACAGCCGCAGGCGGAGCACGCTGCGCCTGTTGCGATAGCTGAACCACCGCCGCCCGCAGAGGCGCGCATTGAAGCGGACGAACTCGCTACCATTCTCGAGACCACCGCCGAGGGCGTCGTGATGTTCGACGGCGACGGCCGCGTCATCGCCTGCAACCGCAGCGCGGAGGCGCTGTTCAGCCGCGACGGCACCGACCTCGAAGGCCAGAACCTGATCGAACTGTTCGCGCCGGAAAGCCAGCGCGCCGTGCTCGACTATCTCGAGGACATCAAGTCCGATGCGATGGAAAGCCTGTTCGAGCAGGGCCGCGACGTGCTCGGCCGCGCACCCGACGGTGGCGCGATGGCACTCTCCGTCACCATGGGACGCACCAGGCCCGGACGCGCGCGCTATTTCGCAGTGTTCCGCGACAAGCCGCCGCCGGCTTTCACTGCGCCCGTGGCGTCGCCGCTCCGCGCCGCCGAACAGGCCAAGCGCGCCGACGAGAAAGCGGCGAGCGCCAAGGCCGATCTGCTCGCGCGACTGAGCCACGAAGTGCGCGCCCCGGTCAGTGCCATCATCGGCTTTGCCGACGTGATGATCGAGGAGCGGTTCGGCGCTCTCGGCAACGAGCGCTACATCGACTACATGAAGGACATCCGCGCCTCCGGCGAGCGCGTGATTTCCATCATCGACGACATGCTTGATCTGTCGCGGATCGAATCCGGCAAGCTCGATCTCGATTTCACACCGCAGGACCTCAACGCACTCGTCGAGCAGTGCGTCGGCATGATGCAGCCGCAGGCCAACCGCGAGCGCATCATCATCCGCTCGTCGCTGACCCATGGTCTGCCGAACATCGAAGCCGACACGCATGCGCTGCGCCAGATCGCACTGACGCTGATCGGCACCGCGATCCATCTCGCCAATGCCGGCGGGCAGGTGATCGTCTCGACCGCGCTCACCGACCTCGGCGAAGTCGCGCTGCGCATCCGCGACACCGGTCAGGGCATGAACGACAACGAAATCGCCGCGGCGATGGCACCGTTCCGCACGCCCTCTCCCGCCGATGAAGTCGCGGCCGGCAACGGCGCCAACCTGTCGCGCGCCAAGGCGCTGATCGAGGCCAACCGCGGCCGCTTCCACATCAAAAGCGCGCCGAACGCCGGTACGCTGATCGAGGCGGTGTTTTCTCAGGCCGCCGCGCAGGCGGTCTGACGCTTCCGAAGTTTGGAATCACTATAAACACCGCATTTCGCGACACTGCGTCACGCGCCCACCTTTTTTTCAT encodes:
- a CDS encoding phasin, with the translated sequence MSNQFFAVTPFQIPEPFRAFAENGVNQARDGYQKFKAAAESNNEALEAAYASATKGASGFGAKLVEIAQTNVTSSFDFAQSLFGVTSLPEALELVSAHARKQFEALTAQSQELAELGQKVATETVEPIKASVTKAFQNVA
- a CDS encoding phasin family protein — its product is MADNTRFEIPQEMRSMAEASFDQARKAFESFLGQAHQTASALSGTGEAARANAKDITTKAISFAEKNVQASLNYAQQLVHASDLTEIMRLHSEYVQAQMKALAEQASEMGQAVTRAAMDTTKPR
- a CDS encoding sensor histidine kinase — its product is MPTADFSLLAIHDERLAALSLAAAPAWVWSTDGEHLLWANAAGCAFFGADNEAALLAKHFGPADPHRRQVKQLAPRLSSSGALRLERLRGFGAPLGGLMTCGCAKVSLRGTEGILIAAELPWTRVPAFSERVAALIESIEQPAIAFAEGRPLAANSAARMLGDLTSVAPRLLDGVREADIKQGSTTLDTPLGPATLHRAGSGAESALILLLPSAAVPAPVAAPAQPDKPVDAAPAPVAGTAANGDAAASRAAAGNEPAAPGFAMPDDTPMDDSAAPETSSGMAPAAPSELLPLPDDPAVRRRHPLRFTWAMDAEGRFSLGSDEFTHLIGVQTTAAFSRKWSEVSTELTLDPEDHVAQAVATRATFSGILLHWPVDGVSGRLPVELSGLPVYGRDRTFAGYRGFGICRDLDGLTRLAAQRRRDALFGSTPATAPASQTHEQPEAQEPVAIAEMHEPPAHEPPTHEAEPETIEAIEAPANVVPFRPANDDGPTLALTPGETNAFQELARQLSARLESEVEQRRSALHAEEADDSTAEQPHDDAIFDTEEDATPDEASTQLRRPAPSQNTSLIDRLPLGVLIYRADRLLHANATFLAATGYASLAALNKDGGLGALYVGPGVADVSAADDGTPIKVSTLAMGEDNGRNARLHTIDWDGESALALILSPDSPQPQAEHAAPVAIAEPPPPAEARIEADELATILETTAEGVVMFDGDGRVIACNRSAEALFSRDGTDLEGQNLIELFAPESQRAVLDYLEDIKSDAMESLFEQGRDVLGRAPDGGAMALSVTMGRTRPGRARYFAVFRDKPPPAFTAPVASPLRAAEQAKRADEKAASAKADLLARLSHEVRAPVSAIIGFADVMIEERFGALGNERYIDYMKDIRASGERVISIIDDMLDLSRIESGKLDLDFTPQDLNALVEQCVGMMQPQANRERIIIRSSLTHGLPNIEADTHALRQIALTLIGTAIHLANAGGQVIVSTALTDLGEVALRIRDTGQGMNDNEIAAAMAPFRTPSPADEVAAGNGANLSRAKALIEANRGRFHIKSAPNAGTLIEAVFSQAAAQAV